A section of the Humulus lupulus chromosome 2, drHumLupu1.1, whole genome shotgun sequence genome encodes:
- the LOC133816073 gene encoding uncharacterized protein LOC133816073, producing the protein MKNKASVVLKQIISLLSSLGSKAKSRTNATKARLIMFSLMKNKKVLMESLSHKIHNLLGNSHKEGDDGMEEDLNKAIVLYNANAKANGNDEFRYASAADSGHQLVQYYNYSNNDDDDDKYPDLRHSLFDELEEEDDQDLQGGSVIDMVRNSKEEGESFKLEDEIDHVADLFITRFHKQIRMQKLHSFKRYQEMLQRGL; encoded by the coding sequence ATGAAGAACAAGGCTTCTGTTGTTTTGAAACAGATAATATCCTTGTTGAGTTCATTAGGGAGCAAAGCAAAGAGCAGAACCAACGCAACCAAAGCTCGCCTTATAATGTTCTCACTGATGAAGAACAAGAAAGTATTAATGGAGTCACTCTCTCACAAGATTCACAATCTACTTGGGAACAGTCACAAGGAAGGAGATGATGGTATGGAGGAGGATTTAAACAAAGCCATAGTTCTATACAATGCCAATGCCAAAGCCAATGGCAACGACGAGTTTCGATACGCATCAGCAGCTGATTCAGGCCACCAACTGGTGCAATACTACAACTACagtaataatgatgatgatgatgataagtATCCTGATCTAAGGCACTCCCTTTTTGatgagctagaagaagaagatgatcaaGATCTACAAGGAGGGTCTGTGATTGACATGGTGAGGAATTCAAAGGAGGAAGGAGAATCTTTCAAGTTGGAAGATGAGATAGACCATGTTGCAGACTTGTTCATCACAAGGTTTCATAAGCAAATACGTATGCAAAAGCTTCACTCTTTCAAGAGGTACCAAGAAATGCTTCAGAGAGGCCTTTAG